From Anopheles funestus chromosome 3RL, idAnoFuneDA-416_04, whole genome shotgun sequence, a single genomic window includes:
- the LOC125769583 gene encoding E3 ubiquitin-protein ligase SH3RF1 yields the protein MKTAELNSQNTNQTINGKPTCNRNQSHGAAPASNANAVNYQHHQQHPSSGGVHGAKIGKSSAHGTTDNQAQPLHPSHPQQEQQQQHHHHQHQPLSRIIAASGVTGTAANASLDMSKIPHAKAFYDFSSSETSDISFRKGDIIILKKKIDHNWCVGEVNGKEGAVPLNHIKVIVPLPFPQCKALYDFRMGPSEEEGCLTFKKGALIHVLRRVDQNWAEGRIAEKIGIFPISFVEMNGLAKHMMDSSLKHILSNSNRTVPPTPFDLNASATSSSDTSSSVTTSPNSSTSTTSSNSSTAPSSPTAHFLQAQPVTSGGKQHQSKRSDPANREKRHSLTTAGLSTSTGSALQTNQSAPHRHSTEMLNSDCSGDGKTIRQPVDSAATSSSAVVAPYQKCNVTKASQMYQQHPQLPTTYIALYPYKPQKPDELELKKGSIYYVTERCQDGWFKGTNWQKKSGVFPGNYVAIHKGRDGASPGSRNTSAHSTGKMNNVASPQAGSSASNGACSSNGAINSQSNGGSSSPQQQPLQLPELPPRNTTASQQQQGMKYIDSIFGRQGSLDGGPGSPNNEQQQSAGPDAAITPPATGKVKKDSSAVSLMKRLTNMKRSKSPTGGSGSCSGGTANPAYTSDSSLFEEMAGAADAAILAAGGTPAGSAQMAKAHFKQIANPVHVRSGSCPSQLLQNLPMDLMINGVGPTHSVQQQQQHHHQSNHPALTGVRGENVPMMYGSQRIKPHKERPSMHGFKYGDHAVITAMPKHIAHEAPASTSSSHMIAKQQQQSQIYHRKSQSLDASAIISQLGPSQHTSATATVVATLTANGTPSKSSSKSSHSQSVRESEYELELRVGDIVMVHKKRDNGWYKGTHARSGKTGLFPASFVEPDM from the exons ATGAAAACGGCGGAACTGAATAGTCAGAACACGAATCAGACGATCAATGGCAAACCCACGTGCAATCGTAATCAATCACATGGCGCCGCACCAGCGTCGAACGCAAATGCGGTCAACTATCAGCACCACCAGCAACATCCATCATCGGGTGGTGTCCACGGTGCTAAAATAGGCAAATCGTCCGCCCATGGGACGACCGACAACCAAGCACAGCCACTGCACCCATCGCATCCTcagcaggagcagcagcagcagcatcatcaccatcagcatcagccACTGTCCCGCATTATTGCAGCGAGTGGCGTAACCGGCACGGCAGCGAATGCATCGCTCGATATGTCAAAAATCCCACACGCCAAAGCGTTCTACGATTTTTCCTCCAGCGAAACAAG TGACATCAGCTTCCGCAAGGGCGATATTATCAtactgaaaaagaaaatcgatcaTAACTGGTGCGTCGGCGAGGTTAATGGGAAGGAAGGTGCTGTACCGTTGAACCACATAAAGGTGATCGTACCCTTGCCGTTTCCCCAATGCAAGGCGCTGTACGATTTTCGAATGGGACCATCGGAGGAGGAAGGTTGTTTAACGTTTAAGAAGGGTGCCCTTATACATGTTCTACGGCGCGTTGATCAGAACTGGGCAGAGGGAAGGATTGCGGAAAAGATTGGCATCTTTCCGATATCATTTGTAGAGATGAATGGTTTGGCGAAACATATGATGGATTCATCGCTAAAGCA tataCTGAGTAACTCGAATCGAACCGTACCCCCAACACCTTTCGATTTAAACGCCAGCGCCACTAGCAGCAGTGATACAAGCTCGAGCGTTACCACCAGCCCCAATTCTTCAACCAGCACGACTAGTTCTAACTCCAGCACTGCTCCCAGCAGTCCTACAGCTCACTTCCTGCAAGCGCAACCTGTTACATCCGGTGGCAAACAGCATCAATCGAAGCGTTCCGATCCGGCAAACCGCGAAAAACGACATTCCCTTACAACAGCCGGATTGTCTACGAGCACCGGTAGTGCTCTGCAGACGAATCAGTCCGCCCCACATCGACATTCGACGGAAATGTTGAACAGTGATTGTAGTGGAGATGGCAAAACGATACGACAGCCAGTGGACAGTGCCGCAACTTCGTCGTCCGCGGTCGTAGCTCCCTATCAGAAGTGCAACGTGACGAAAGCTAGTCAAATGTATCAACAACATCCGCAGCTACCGACAACGTATATTGCTCTGTACCCCTACAAGCCACAGAAACCGGATGAACTGGAACTGAAGAAAGGAT CCATTTATTATGTCACGGAACGTTGTCAGGATGGCTGGTTTAAGGGTACAAATTGGCAGAAGAAATCTGGTGTTTTTCCCGGCAACTATGTCGCCATTCACAAAGGAAGAGATGGTGCTTCG CCTGGATCGCGCAACACGAGTGCACATTCCACcggaaaaatgaataatgtcGCCAGTCCGCAAGCCGGATCTTCAGCGTCAAACGGTGCTTGTTCTTCAAACGGTGCCATTAACAGTCAGTCCAATGGTGGATCGTCTTCTCCTCAACAGCAACCATTGCAACTACCCGAGCTACCGCCACGAAATACGACAGCatcacagcaacagcaaggcATGAAATATATTGATTCCATCTTCGGTCGTCAAGGATCGCTCGATGGTGGTCCCGGGTCGCCGAACAACGAGCAGCAACAATCGGCGGGACCGGATGCAGCTATAACACCACCAGCCACGGGAAAGGTGAAGAAAGACTCGTCGGCTGTTAGCTTAATGAAGCGGTTAACCAATATGAAACGATCGAAATCTCCTACCGGTGGAAGTGGAAGTTGTTCTGGTGGAACGGCAAATCCGGCGTATACGAGCGATAGTTCATTGTTTGAAGAGATGGCAGGGGCGGCAGATGCGGCGATACTAGCTGCCGGAGGCACTCCTGCCGGATCAGCACAAATGGCTAAAGCACACTTTAAACAAATTGCCAATCCAGTCCACGTGAG ATCGGGCTCGTGTCCGAGCCAGCTGCTTCAGAATTTACCGATGGATTTGATGATAAACGGTGTTGGGCCAACGCACTCcgttcaacaacaacagcagcatcaccatcaATCGAATCATCCCGCTCTGACTGGAGTACGTGGCGAAAACGTTCCAATGATGTACGGTTCTCAGCGCATTAAACCACACAAAGAGCGACCTTCAATGCATGG gTTTAAATATGGTGACCATGCTGTAATTACGGCCATGCCCAAACATATTGCGCACGAAGCGCCAGCCTCGACTTCGTCGTCACATATGATCGctaagcagcagcaacagtccCAGATCTACCATCGAAAGTCCCAAAGTCTCGATGCCTCGGCAATAATCTCGCAGCTGGGACCTTCGCAACATACTTCTGCTACAGCTACAGTTGTCGCCACCTTGACAGCAAATGGGACACCTTCGAAGTCATCCTCCAAATCGTCGCACTCACAAAGCGTTCGAGAAAG TGAATACGAACTGGAGTTGCGTGTGGGCGATATTGTAATGGTACACAAAAAGCGTGATAACGGATGGTACAAAGGAACGCACGCGCGTTCGGGCAAAACAGGCCTTTTTCCAGCCTCGTTCGTTGAACCGGATATGTGA
- the LOC125770604 gene encoding tyrosine-protein kinase-like otk, whose amino-acid sequence MASLIVIMMAHLCHLELFRTVSHRNVVQLFGLCRDKDPHHLLLEYTDWGDLKQFLLATSPITPPNGTVDSNKKVAEG is encoded by the exons ATGGCTAGTTTAATTGTAATCATGATGGCACATCTCTGTCATTTGGAACTGTTCCGTACGGTTTCCCATCGGAATGTGGTGCAGCTGTTTGGTCTGTGTCGGGATAAGGATCCACACCATCTGCTGCTGGAGTACACCGATTGG GGAGACTTGAAGCAATTCCTGTTGGCTACCTCACCGATCACGCCACCCAATGGAACTGTTGACAGCAACAAGAAGGTTGCCGAAGGATGA
- the LOC125767171 gene encoding conserved oligomeric Golgi complex subunit 8 → MDYENDKVLKFIFPDDYEDLSAQDTSDVVDYLLKLGTYKTEDLKKEKVRLQDEHRQNVEQTQDLAISHYHTFIRTAESSREIYREFVDTERKLDCLSDKWPNFIAACQTFQQGSADINAARRLNSLTLMRNAELLEILELPQLMDSCIREGKYEEALELSSYVQRLTSKHGSIPVISSINEAVEAAWHTMLMQLLAQLRTDLQLPKCLQVVGYLRRMQAFSTGELKLKFLQTRTSWLKDLLAIIPTEDTHVHLTKTIEATRVHLFNIITQYRAIFPDDEETFNPLMVTTGNERISGDERKIFHSWLHDQIMEFVRSLERDLASNDITSYDTILGQCMYFGLSFSRVGIDFRALVAPVFVRVIGNRFRFSIARASAQFEQDIERYTLINKVPSMIRRQRDDRASRPDDSGSVQPPETLLDFEPLAIYCNEILTIFNDLRLCSPVALATTVTELLESSLEQACRGILAFYRQEQQAFAPTERECFIRLCSCFAYDLIPYLQRCIHVLFPPATLASQLGINVLTLQKHGVTYLRQTKILEPIAYLLPDHIDTIIKQVADINVDSATEQETMDAKEITLGRDSVEVTPT, encoded by the exons ATGGATTACGAAAACGACAAAGTGTTAAAATTTATCTTTCCAGATGATTATGAAG ATCTATCGGCACAAGACACTTCGGACGTGGTAGATTATTTACTGAAGCTTGGCACGTATAAAACGGAAGacttgaaaaaagaaaaggtgcGCCTGCAGGATGAACATCGGCAGAATGTGGAGCAGACGCAGGATCTGGCCATCTCACACTATCACACCTTCATCCGGACGGCGGAAAGTTCGCGTGAAATCTACCGCGAGTTTGTGGACACGGAAAGGAAGCTCGACTGCTTGAGTGACAAGTGGCCCAACTTTATTGCCGCATGTCAAACATTTCAGCAAGGTTCGGCGGATATAAATGCAGCTCGCCGGTTGAATTCGCTAACGCTGATGCGCAATGCGGAACTGTTGGAAATTCTCGAGCTGCCGCAGCTGATGGATAGCTGCATACGTGAGGGCAAGTACGAGGAAGCGCTTGAGCTGTCCTCATACGTGCAGCGGTTGACGTCTAAACATGGCAGCATTCCTGTGATATCG agCATTAACGAAGCAGTGGAAGCAGCATGGCACACTATGTTGATGCAGTTGTTAGCACAGTTACGCACCGACTTGCAGCTTCCCAAGTGTCTGCAGGTGGTTGGTTATTTGCGTCGAATGCAAGCATTTTCTACCGGTGAGCTGAAACTAAAGTTTCTACAAACGCGCACCAGCTGGTTGAAGGATTTGCTTGCCATCATCCCGACCGAAGACACGCACGTTCATCTGACGAAAACAATCGAAGCAACACGGGTGCATCTGTTCAACATCATCACCCAGTATCGAGCCATCTTCCCGGATGATGAGGAAACGTTTAACCCGCTCATGGTTACCACAGGCAACGAACGTATTTCGGGCGATGAAAGAAAGATTTTTCACAGCTGGCTGCACGATCAAATAATGGAGTTTGTACGTTCGCTGGAGCGAGATCTTGCATCGAACGATATCACCTCGTACGATACGATCCTCGGCCAATGTATGTACTTTGGGCTTTCGTTCAGTCGCGTTGGTATCGATTTCAGAGCTCTCGTTGCGCCCGTATTCGTGCGTGTGATTGGTAACCGGTTCCGCTTCTCGATAGCACGTGCCTCCGCACAGTTCGAACAAGATATCGAACGATATACGCTCATAAATAAGGTTCCGAGCATGATCCGACGCCAGCGAGACGATCGTGCATCCCGACCGGATGATTCCGGATCGGTGCAACCACCGGAAACGCTGCTTGATTTTGAACCACTTGCGATCTACTGCAATGAAATATTAACCATCTTCAACGATCTTCGGCTCTGCTCTCCGGTTGCACTTGCCACGACAGTAACGGAGCTGCTGGAAAGTTCGCTCGAGCAGGCCTGCCGCGGGATTCTTGCATTTTATCGCCAAGAGCAGCAAGCATTCGCACCAACGGAGAGGGAATGCTTCATACGGTTGTGTTCCTGCTTCGCGTACGATCTCATTCCATATCTACAGCGCTGCATTCACGTGCTGTTTCCTCCGGCCACTCTAGCCAGCCAGCTGGGCATCAATGTGCTGACGTTACAAAAGCACGGTGTAACGTACCTTCGACAGACGAAGATATTGGAACCGATCGCTTACCTGCTGCCGGATCACATCGATACGATAATCAAACAGGTGGCAGATATAAACGTAGATTCAGCGACCGAACAGGAAACGATGGATGCTAAGGAAATAACGCTAGGTCGTGATTCAGTTGAAGTAACCCCTACATAA